The genome window TCTCTTCAAAAAGTTTAGGGGAGTTTCCAAATCATTATTTTGACTCTTTCTACCAAAAGAAGAAAAGGATTCAAGTATAGCAATCGAATCCATCTCTAGGTCATAACAGACCCTGCTCAACCAGCTTATTCCCCGTCCCTGATTATATAATTGGTCACAATCATGGCTGATGATGCGCGCGATCTCTAGATCGTCCTTTGAGAAAGTCTGACTTTCCCTGACAATATATGGATCACTTTCATCGGCGATCAGACGCAGTGAGTCCCTGCGGTCATAAAGGGCTGTCCCGGGCAACACGGCCAAAGGAAACAGATCTAAATGATTCGGTTCCAGAGATAACGCATATTTTAGAGAGTGTCTGAAACCTTCCAAGCTATCCCCAGGAAGACCATAGATTAAATCAAGTCCGAAAGAGGCTCCCGCATCGCCCAACAAGGAAACTTCCTGTTTGAAAACTTCAGCTTTAAAATCCCTGTTTATCTCTCTTAACACCGAAGGATCACTGCTTTGAAGGCCAATTTGAAGAGTACAGGGTATAGAGGCAAAAGCATTGGCTGTTTCCTCATCCAGAAACTCAGATCTGATTTCAAAGTAATAATATGTCCCGGGAGTGATTGTACGGATCATATCCAGAATAGTAAGGACTCTCGCCTTATTCACATTGAAGGTGGGGTCTAGGACAAAGACCTGCTCAATTCTGTGATCTCTAATGATTTCAAGTTCTTTTCTGATTCTTTCGAGACTGAAATACCTGACCTTGCCATTGCCTTTGGATTCAAAACAGAATTCACAAGCAAAGGGACAACCCCTAGAGAGCTCCCAGAGCAAGCCCTTGTTTTCTGAAAGATTCAGAGCCCCCGATAGCAATGGAGACTTCAGTAAATTGATATCAGGACAATAGCCTGGTGAAGACGGAGTATAGGTGGATGTCCAGACCCCTGGGATTTCAGGCAAGTCATGACCCATGGAAAGGGCATCCAGTATCGGATTAATCAAGACTTCTCCTTCTCCCTGCATAGCCGC of Oceanispirochaeta crateris contains these proteins:
- a CDS encoding B12-binding domain-containing radical SAM protein, whose amino-acid sequence is MEVLFHESFTYVRGHMYLIQYLDMKLILATIHLEESTRAVPLAAACLKAEVKNHEVLLKNYTLNQSADEICRDLLKENPEVLGFPVYLWNRALVLSVINLIRTFAPDLPLLAGGPEVTAAPKAFLKESKICAAMQGEGEVLINPILDALSMGHDLPEIPGVWTSTYTPSSPGYCPDINLLKSPLLSGALNLSENKGLLWELSRGCPFACEFCFESKGNGKVRYFSLERIRKELEIIRDHRIEQVFVLDPTFNVNKARVLTILDMIRTITPGTYYYFEIRSEFLDEETANAFASIPCTLQIGLQSSDPSVLREINRDFKAEVFKQEVSLLGDAGASFGLDLIYGLPGDSLEGFRHSLKYALSLEPNHLDLFPLAVLPGTALYDRRDSLRLIADESDPYIVRESQTFSKDDLEIARIISHDCDQLYNQGRGISWLSRVCYDLEMDSIAILESFSSFGRKSQNNDLETPLNFLKRLYLEQGKKNLFPVIQDIFSYLDLLDDIEQKESSPALIEDLILDAESPLSLHSSVLFHQFHIPPDLVLEGFPASSEELMAEAGDYPALLWGRNHQVCMDILDFDELNTLKLLGDRVVKYSDLETNLNGSEKFDFIMNGIQEGYICRA